A genome region from Cyanobacteriota bacterium includes the following:
- a CDS encoding flavin reductase family protein — translation MHSVLASNLSPKEKYFYLIGGIGPRPIAFVSTISRDGIPNLAPFSFFNAFSSNPPVVVFSPARTANPDKPFKDTYTNLVETKECVVQMVNYEMREKMKLCAQDLDADINEFDISGLTQIPSDIVKAPRVKESPFQMECKLLEMKQLGDQPGAGNLAICEVLKFHVDESVFKPGTERIDPQAIDLIGRNGEHYYTRASGDAIFEMK, via the coding sequence ATGCATTCAGTTTTAGCTTCAAACCTAAGCCCCAAAGAAAAATACTTCTATCTAATCGGCGGCATTGGACCTCGTCCGATTGCTTTTGTCTCCACTATCTCAAGAGATGGAATACCCAACCTCGCACCCTTTTCATTCTTTAATGCCTTTAGCTCAAATCCACCTGTAGTAGTGTTCTCTCCAGCTCGCACAGCGAATCCTGATAAACCATTCAAAGATACTTACACCAATTTAGTAGAGACTAAGGAGTGCGTGGTGCAAATGGTTAACTATGAGATGCGCGAGAAGATGAAACTCTGCGCCCAAGATCTTGATGCTGATATTAATGAGTTTGATATCTCTGGGCTCACACAAATCCCTTCTGATATTGTCAAAGCACCGCGCGTCAAAGAATCACCGTTTCAAATGGAATGCAAATTACTAGAGATGAAACAATTGGGCGACCAACCCGGTGCTGGCAACCTGGCTATTTGTGAAGTACTCAAGTTTCATGTTGATGAGAGTGTTTTTAAACCAGGCACAGAGAGAATCGACCCGCAAGCAATTGACCTGATCGGGCGCAATGGCGAGCATTACTATACTAGAGCGAGCGGTGATGCGATTTTTGAGATGAAGTAA
- a CDS encoding DCC1-like thiol-disulfide oxidoreductase family protein, which translates to MSQKSILIYDADCGFCQNGVDKLKSIIGESVDYLPRAELKDGDYGISSQNSIKAIQFIVFENDTYQVYSAAQAVFRAVASKLGFFLWCYKYIPGFAWVSEKIYTWVAANRNTSCKI; encoded by the coding sequence ATGTCCCAAAAGAGCATACTAATCTATGACGCAGATTGTGGCTTCTGCCAAAACGGTGTTGATAAATTAAAATCAATCATTGGAGAAAGTGTTGATTATCTACCAAGAGCCGAGCTTAAAGACGGAGACTATGGAATTAGTTCTCAAAATTCTATAAAGGCGATTCAATTTATTGTTTTTGAAAATGATACTTACCAGGTCTACTCTGCAGCCCAAGCCGTATTTAGAGCCGTCGCAAGTAAGCTAGGTTTCTTTCTTTGGTGCTACAAATATATTCCTGGATTTGCTTGGGTCTCAGAGAAGATCTACACTTGGGTTGCAGCGAATCGTAATACCTCTTGCAAAATCTAA